In one Erythrobacteraceae bacterium WH01K genomic region, the following are encoded:
- a CDS encoding DUF2141 domain-containing protein, whose translation MKTASKYALAAVMGVGLVAGGVSAPASAQYRQKISNDMGKCAAGAGPAVRVTVQGIKSSSGRVRVQSYRGTEADWLESGRWIYRMEAPAKAGTMTFCMPVPSAGTYGIAVRHDVNGNGKTDIRADGGAMSNNPSINIFNLGKPSYKKTRFNVGNGVESISIQMRYF comes from the coding sequence ATGAAGACAGCTTCGAAATACGCGCTTGCCGCCGTGATGGGCGTCGGCCTCGTCGCAGGCGGTGTCTCCGCGCCGGCTTCGGCGCAGTACCGGCAAAAAATCTCCAACGACATGGGCAAATGCGCCGCCGGCGCCGGCCCTGCCGTGCGGGTGACGGTGCAGGGGATCAAGTCTTCGTCGGGCCGCGTGCGGGTGCAATCCTATCGCGGGACGGAAGCCGACTGGCTGGAATCGGGCCGCTGGATCTACCGGATGGAAGCGCCTGCGAAGGCCGGCACGATGACCTTCTGCATGCCCGTGCCCTCGGCCGGCACCTACGGCATTGCCGTGCGCCACGACGTCAACGGCAATGGCAAGACCGATATCCGCGCCGATGGCGGTGCGATGTCGAACAACCCGTCAATCAACATCTTCAACCTCGGCAAGCCGAGCTACAAGAAGACGCGGTTCAATGTCGGCAACGGGGTCGAGAGCATCAGCATCCAGATGCGATATTTCTGA
- a CDS encoding fatty acid--CoA ligase → MTEAINHDTFGDALSHHAQTQPDAPALRFGERVTTFAEYDRRATQIANGLAAMGLQKGDRVAYLGKNSDQAVELTLGAARGGFVIVPVIWRLAPAEVAWILEDSTAPVLFVEDEFSGVSFAGRKIAMGEEFAQWRDSQSDAPVTADVTRDDPVVQLYTSGTTGRPKGVVLSHWNGTNLRPVLQREGIYWYCAEPGDTMILAMPYGHIAGLGSAMNAAQAGTELILHAEFDPALTIADIRRHKVKWIFLVPAALRIMLAHPDAEDADFSSVKGLTYGASPIPLDLLKEGVDRLGCEFAQLYGMTETWGTVVSLAPEDHRPGREDKMRSAGKPLPGVEIAIFDEKRGRLPAGEIGEVAIRSDCVMIEYWNRPEETAKTLTEDGWLLTGDAGILDEDGYLFIQDRIKDMIITGGENVYPAEVESALYGHDDIADVAVIGVPDEKWGEAVKAVVVAKPGCSLDQDGVIAYAKERIAGFKCPKSVDFIEALPRNPSGKILRRELRAPYWEGQERQVS, encoded by the coding sequence ATGACCGAGGCAATCAACCACGACACGTTCGGAGACGCACTGTCCCATCACGCGCAGACGCAGCCCGATGCCCCGGCCCTGCGGTTCGGCGAGCGGGTGACCACCTTCGCCGAGTATGACCGGCGGGCGACGCAGATCGCGAATGGCCTTGCCGCGATGGGCCTGCAGAAGGGCGACCGGGTCGCGTATCTGGGCAAGAATTCGGACCAGGCGGTGGAACTGACGCTGGGGGCGGCCCGGGGCGGTTTCGTCATCGTGCCGGTCATCTGGCGCCTCGCCCCGGCAGAGGTCGCCTGGATCCTGGAAGACAGCACCGCCCCCGTCCTGTTCGTGGAAGATGAATTTTCCGGCGTGTCCTTCGCAGGCCGCAAGATCGCGATGGGCGAGGAATTCGCGCAGTGGCGGGACAGCCAGTCCGATGCCCCCGTCACGGCAGACGTCACCCGCGACGATCCGGTGGTGCAGCTCTATACGTCCGGCACGACGGGGCGGCCCAAGGGCGTCGTCCTTAGCCACTGGAACGGCACCAATCTCAGGCCCGTGCTGCAGCGCGAAGGCATCTACTGGTACTGCGCCGAACCCGGCGACACGATGATCCTTGCCATGCCCTATGGCCATATCGCCGGGCTGGGATCGGCAATGAACGCCGCGCAGGCGGGGACAGAGCTGATCCTGCATGCCGAATTCGACCCGGCGCTCACCATCGCCGATATTCGCAGGCACAAGGTGAAATGGATATTCCTGGTCCCGGCGGCGCTGCGGATCATGCTGGCCCATCCGGATGCGGAGGACGCCGACTTCTCCAGCGTGAAGGGGCTGACCTACGGTGCGTCCCCCATCCCGCTCGACCTGCTGAAGGAAGGGGTCGATCGGCTGGGCTGCGAATTCGCCCAGCTCTACGGGATGACCGAAACCTGGGGGACGGTCGTCAGCCTGGCCCCGGAAGACCACCGGCCGGGGCGCGAGGACAAGATGCGCAGCGCAGGCAAGCCGCTGCCGGGCGTCGAAATCGCCATTTTCGATGAAAAGCGCGGGCGCCTGCCCGCCGGCGAAATCGGCGAGGTCGCCATCCGCAGCGACTGCGTGATGATCGAATACTGGAACCGGCCGGAAGAGACCGCGAAGACGCTGACCGAGGACGGCTGGCTGCTGACGGGCGATGCCGGCATACTGGACGAGGACGGCTATCTCTTCATCCAGGACCGGATCAAGGACATGATCATCACCGGCGGGGAGAACGTCTATCCGGCCGAGGTCGAAAGCGCGCTCTACGGGCATGACGATATTGCCGATGTCGCCGTGATCGGCGTGCCGGACGAAAAATGGGGCGAGGCTGTGAAGGCCGTGGTGGTCGCAAAACCGGGATGCTCGCTCGACCAGGACGGCGTGATTGCCTATGCGAAAGAGCGCATCGCGGGCTTCAAATGCCCCAAA
- the rpe gene encoding ribulose-phosphate 3-epimerase — translation MPPKQPLISPSILSADFARLGEEVRAVDEAGADWIHVDVMDGHYVPNITIGPMVVKALRPHSKKVFDVHLMISPVDPYLQEFADAGADIITVHPEAGAHVHRTVQAIKGMGKKAGVSLNPGTPVEVLDNLMDMIDLVLVMSVNPGFGGQSFIDSQLAKISAIREKIDASGRAIHLEVDGGVNPETARQCVAAGADVLVAGSATFKGGADCYAANIAALKGEG, via the coding sequence ATGCCGCCAAAACAGCCGCTGATTTCCCCTAGCATCCTGTCCGCCGACTTCGCGCGCCTGGGCGAAGAAGTGCGCGCCGTCGACGAGGCGGGTGCGGACTGGATCCATGTCGACGTGATGGATGGGCATTACGTCCCGAACATCACGATCGGCCCGATGGTGGTGAAGGCCCTTCGCCCGCATTCGAAGAAGGTGTTCGACGTCCACCTGATGATCTCGCCGGTCGATCCCTACCTGCAGGAATTCGCCGATGCGGGCGCGGACATCATCACCGTCCATCCCGAGGCGGGAGCCCATGTCCACCGCACCGTGCAGGCGATCAAGGGCATGGGCAAGAAGGCGGGCGTGTCCCTCAATCCCGGCACGCCGGTGGAGGTGCTGGACAATCTGATGGACATGATCGATCTCGTCCTGGTGATGAGCGTCAATCCCGGCTTCGGCGGGCAGAGCTTCATCGACAGCCAGCTGGCGAAGATTTCCGCCATCCGGGAAAAGATCGATGCCAGCGGCCGCGCCATCCACCTGGAAGTGGATGGCGGGGTCAATCCCGAAACTGCGAGGCAATGCGTCGCGGCGGGGGCCGATGTCCTCGTCGCGGGTTCCGCCACGTTCAAGGGCGGGGCCGATTGCTACGCGGCCAATATCGCCGCGCTGAAAGGCGAGGGCTGA
- a CDS encoding heparinase II/III family protein → MTDRLDSLHAGEARAETDLNADNSSVEAGAAETGADSQLAIPLSGGSVRSGDRTDDLVVDAQGSTVEREVNARILEPSRALVPSDLAAPALGAADRFLRFAYRMGIPGHALASPLKRPARPRVAAIVDSPLSGDRTSGVALRAGHFLVHGVKAPIAQMDFASSSVRLTPPFQRVVHGFAWMRDLAGACPRQQAAPVASRITARWLDANPRPGKGAAWDVEQVGNRLLAWLVHAPLVLDDVKLRDRLLDSMAETARWLDRNVGKAQDGIGLITGWTAIVAAGLLLSDGRARRLFGEAGLARALGDCIAEDGGVLSRSPLAQMDALALLVELTACYEATDRDPPEAIATMMELLVPPLLGLLHGEAGLGNWQGSGATPTEKVAALVRASGVRTRPLKDVRQWGYQRATGAKTVLQFDAAPPPLPRHARTGCASTLAFEMSDNGQRLIVNCGGAALAGGMVPHRIEQGLRATAAHSTLVLDDVNSTAVHIKGQLGSGVNEVEVDRRQLKTNQGAATRIEATHDGYAARYGLHHRRVLVLRDDGSELRGEDVLVPVGKKGKRGKIGFAIRFHIGQGIDLRLSDDRRGASLGLPDGRLWQFRVAGDAAGELGIEESMWVDGQGRPQPIEQLTLQGLTSRSGGSFSWLFKRMS, encoded by the coding sequence ATGACCGACCGGCTGGACTCCCTGCATGCGGGTGAGGCCCGCGCGGAGACGGACTTGAACGCCGACAACAGTTCGGTCGAGGCGGGTGCGGCCGAAACCGGTGCCGACAGCCAGCTGGCCATCCCGCTGAGCGGCGGTTCGGTCAGATCGGGCGACCGCACGGACGATCTCGTGGTCGATGCACAGGGGTCCACGGTCGAGCGGGAAGTGAATGCCCGCATCCTCGAGCCTTCGCGCGCCCTGGTGCCGAGCGATCTTGCCGCGCCAGCGCTGGGGGCGGCCGACCGCTTCCTGCGCTTCGCCTACCGCATGGGCATTCCGGGCCATGCGCTGGCGTCCCCGCTGAAACGCCCGGCGCGTCCGCGCGTCGCGGCGATCGTCGACAGTCCCCTGAGCGGCGACCGGACCAGCGGCGTTGCCCTGCGGGCAGGACATTTCCTCGTGCACGGCGTCAAGGCGCCGATCGCGCAGATGGACTTTGCCTCGTCCTCCGTCCGACTGACGCCGCCGTTCCAGCGCGTCGTCCACGGCTTTGCATGGATGCGCGACCTTGCCGGCGCCTGTCCGCGGCAGCAGGCGGCCCCGGTCGCCTCGCGCATCACCGCGCGCTGGCTCGATGCCAATCCGCGCCCGGGCAAGGGCGCGGCCTGGGATGTCGAACAGGTCGGCAACCGCCTGCTGGCATGGCTCGTCCATGCCCCGCTGGTCCTCGATGACGTCAAACTGCGCGACCGTCTGCTGGATTCGATGGCAGAAACCGCGCGCTGGCTCGATCGCAATGTCGGCAAGGCACAGGACGGCATCGGCCTTATCACCGGCTGGACTGCCATCGTCGCTGCAGGGCTGCTGCTGTCCGATGGCCGCGCCCGCCGCCTGTTCGGCGAAGCGGGTCTGGCCCGGGCACTGGGCGATTGCATTGCAGAGGATGGCGGTGTCCTGTCCCGCAGCCCGCTGGCGCAGATGGATGCTCTGGCCCTGCTGGTGGAGCTGACCGCCTGTTACGAGGCGACGGACCGCGACCCGCCCGAAGCCATCGCGACGATGATGGAGCTGCTCGTCCCGCCGCTTCTGGGCCTGCTGCATGGCGAAGCGGGTCTGGGCAACTGGCAGGGATCGGGCGCCACCCCGACGGAGAAAGTCGCCGCGCTGGTGCGCGCCAGCGGCGTGCGGACCCGCCCGCTGAAGGACGTGCGCCAGTGGGGATACCAGCGCGCGACCGGTGCGAAGACGGTGCTGCAATTCGATGCCGCGCCTCCGCCTCTGCCGCGTCATGCCCGCACAGGCTGCGCCAGCACGCTCGCCTTCGAGATGTCGGACAACGGCCAGCGCCTGATCGTCAATTGCGGCGGCGCTGCGCTGGCCGGCGGGATGGTCCCGCACCGGATCGAACAGGGCCTGCGCGCCACCGCCGCGCATTCGACGCTGGTGCTGGACGACGTCAATTCGACGGCTGTGCACATCAAGGGGCAGCTGGGCAGCGGCGTGAACGAGGTCGAGGTCGACCGGCGGCAGCTGAAGACCAACCAGGGCGCGGCGACCCGTATCGAGGCCACGCATGACGGCTATGCCGCGCGTTACGGACTGCACCACCGCCGCGTCCTCGTCCTGCGGGACGATGGCAGCGAGCTGCGCGGGGAAGACGTGCTGGTTCCGGTGGGCAAGAAGGGTAAGCGCGGCAAGATCGGCTTCGCCATTCGCTTCCATATCGGCCAGGGCATCGACCTGCGGCTGAGCGACGACCGGCGCGGGGCCAGTCTCGGCCTGCCCGACGGGCGGCTGTGGCAATTCCGCGTGGCAGGCGATGCCGC
- a CDS encoding diacylglycerol kinase family protein, whose amino-acid sequence MADPARPDTNKRLSAEPGLPVTGVLYNPRSHRNRGNEPRELDYPVIRVEQPQRRRDLKAAMQRFVDSGVELLVINGGDGTVRDALTGGNMVFGDDWPALAVLPRGKTNALTIDLDMPRSWSLEEAILAHRDGRNLKRRPLVLEPMGETDDPLVRLGFILGAGAFVAAIDSGQGAHRLGAFEGLAVGATATWGFLQMLFGSDRNPWKRGAPMDVKLGPDLEPLPHSRHGEPSRRSALFASTLQRFPAGLDPFSELPGPIRVFAVDRFLRRFAFQLPPILKGWRPDWMAEAGLHRASTDRIDLDLGDGFILDGERFDPGRYCVTPGPELTFVVP is encoded by the coding sequence ATGGCCGACCCAGCGCGACCCGATACGAACAAGAGGCTCAGTGCAGAGCCCGGACTGCCCGTGACCGGCGTGCTGTACAATCCGCGCAGCCACCGCAATCGCGGGAACGAGCCGCGCGAACTCGATTACCCGGTCATCCGCGTGGAGCAGCCGCAGCGCCGCCGCGACCTGAAGGCGGCGATGCAGCGCTTCGTCGACAGCGGGGTGGAACTGCTGGTCATCAATGGCGGCGACGGGACGGTGCGCGATGCGCTGACCGGCGGCAACATGGTGTTCGGCGACGACTGGCCCGCCCTTGCCGTCCTTCCCCGGGGCAAGACCAATGCGCTGACCATCGATCTCGACATGCCGCGAAGCTGGTCGCTGGAGGAAGCGATCCTGGCCCACCGCGACGGGCGCAACCTGAAACGCCGGCCCCTGGTGCTGGAGCCGATGGGCGAGACGGACGATCCGCTGGTCCGCCTCGGCTTCATCCTTGGCGCAGGCGCATTCGTCGCGGCGATCGACAGCGGGCAGGGCGCACACCGGCTGGGCGCATTCGAAGGGCTGGCCGTGGGCGCGACTGCGACCTGGGGTTTTCTTCAGATGCTGTTCGGGTCGGACCGCAATCCGTGGAAACGGGGCGCGCCGATGGATGTGAAGCTGGGGCCGGACCTCGAACCGCTGCCGCACAGCCGCCATGGCGAGCCATCACGCCGCAGCGCGCTGTTCGCCTCTACCCTGCAGCGTTTCCCGGCCGGGCTGGACCCGTTCAGCGAATTGCCCGGCCCGATCCGCGTCTTCGCCGTCGACCGGTTCCTGCGCCGCTTCGCATTCCAGCTGCCCCCGATCCTGAAGGGCTGGCGGCCGGACTGGATGGCGGAAGCGGGGCTGCACCGGGCCAGCACCGACCGCATCGACCTCGACCTTGGCGACGGCTTCATCCTGGACGGGGAGCGTTTCGATCCCGGGCGCTATTGCGTGACGCCCGGCCCGGAACTGACCTTCGTGGTTCCGTGA